In Helianthus annuus cultivar XRQ/B chromosome 9, HanXRQr2.0-SUNRISE, whole genome shotgun sequence, the following are encoded in one genomic region:
- the LOC110877209 gene encoding LOW QUALITY PROTEIN: protein IMPAIRED IN BABA-INDUCED STERILITY 1 (The sequence of the model RefSeq protein was modified relative to this genomic sequence to represent the inferred CDS: inserted 1 base in 1 codon; deleted 2 bases in 1 codon; substituted 1 base at 1 genomic stop codon), producing MKLFSVQIKCYMKKFLNGIXHCHSLGVLHRDIKTANILVNNEGILKIGDFGLAKFHSPDCREPLTYRPPELLLGCTNYGTYVDLWSVGCVFAEHCFGRPILXGRTEVEQLKLCGTPPDEYWNKSKLPLATMFKPHHAYQSSPRETCKQLPETAVDLIHTLLSVEPCERGPATSALKSEYFHTKPYACDPTSLLKYPPNKEIQAKFHEEAACRWHGLGIRSFNKSPYRCPSYCKKKQWRWFAFKSVARHSVGAFTNYTRV from the exons ATGAAGTTGTTTTCGGTGCAGATTAAATGCTATATGAAGAAATTTTTGAACGGTATCTAACATTGCCATTCACTTGGAGTT TTACATCGAGACATTAAAACCGCAAATATTTTGGTGAATAACGAAGGGATTTTGAAGATTGGTGATTTCGGTCTAGCAAAGTTCCACAGTCCTGACTGCAGGGAACCGTTGACTTATCGGCCTCCTGAACTTCTTCTAGGATGCACGAATTACGGGACGTATGTTGACCTTTGGAGTGTGGGATGTGTTTTTGCTGAACATTGTTTTGGCAGACCAATCC AAGGCCGAACTGAG GTGGAACAATTGAAGCTTTGTGGAACTCCCCCTGATGAATACTGGAACAAGTCGAAACTTCCTCTTGCAACGATGTTTAAACCGCATCATGCTTATCAAAGTAGTCCTCGGGAAACGTGTAAGCAGCTCCCGGAAACTGCGGTTGACCTTATCCACACGTTACTTTCTGTAGAGCCTTGCGAGCGTGGGCCCGCTACATCTGCCCTCAAATCTGAG TATTTCCATACGAAGCCTTATGCGTGTGATCCCACTAGCTTGCTGAAATATCCACCTAACAAAGAGATTCAGGCAAAGTTCCATGAAGAAGCCGCATGTAG GTGGCATGGTTTGGGCATCCGGAGCTTCAACAAGAGTCCCTACCGATGCCCCTCATATTGCAAGAAGAAACAATGGCGGTGGTTCGCATTCAAAAGCGTCGCTCGACACAGTGTTGGGGCTTTCACAAACTACACACGGGTCTAA